One part of the Methylobacterium mesophilicum SR1.6/6 genome encodes these proteins:
- a CDS encoding HAD-IA family hydrolase, which yields MTEDAFPARRFAALLFDMDGTLISSLASAERIWSRWARAHGLDVAAFLPTIHGVRSVETIRRLDLPGVDPEAEAAAITRAEMDDVADITEIPGARAFVEALPPGRWAIVTSAPRALAERRLAAAGMPRPRLMIAAEDVARGKPAPDCVLAAADRLGVAAADCLMFEDAPAGIQAAEAAGASVAVVTATHHAPVRTSHARIPDYRRLRAEAGPDGIRVSLTV from the coding sequence ATGACCGAGGATGCCTTTCCCGCCCGCCGCTTCGCCGCGCTCCTGTTCGACATGGACGGCACGCTGATCAGCTCCCTCGCCTCGGCGGAGCGGATCTGGTCGCGCTGGGCGCGGGCCCACGGCCTCGACGTGGCGGCGTTCCTGCCGACGATCCACGGCGTGCGCTCGGTCGAGACGATCCGGCGCCTCGACCTGCCCGGCGTCGATCCCGAGGCGGAGGCCGCGGCGATCACCCGGGCCGAGATGGACGACGTGGCCGACATCACCGAGATCCCCGGCGCCCGCGCCTTCGTGGAGGCGCTGCCGCCCGGCCGCTGGGCGATCGTGACCTCGGCCCCCCGGGCGCTCGCGGAGCGCCGCCTCGCCGCCGCCGGGATGCCGCGTCCCCGACTGATGATCGCCGCCGAGGACGTGGCGCGGGGTAAGCCGGCGCCGGACTGCGTCCTGGCGGCCGCGGACCGGCTCGGCGTCGCGGCGGCGGATTGCCTGATGTTCGAGGATGCGCCGGCCGGCATCCAGGCCGCCGAGGCGGCGGGGGCGTCCGTCGCGGTCGTCACCGCCACGCATCACGCGCCGGTGCGGACGTCCCATGCGCGGATCCCGGATTACCGCCGCCTGCGCGCCGAGGCCGGTCCGGACGGGATCCGCGTGAGCCTGACGGTTTGA
- the addA gene encoding double-strand break repair helicase AddA, whose amino-acid sequence MSSASTHAVKPFVVDDLTRANQRRAADPRASAWVSANAGAGKTKVLTDRVVRLLLDGAPPGRILCLTFTKAAAANMAIRVFRLLGRWVTLDDDALAAELAELTGEQAGPERLRMARRLFARAVETPGGLKIETLHALCERLLHMFPFEANVPARFVVLDEAKAREIFDIEMANVLADAVSNGDTPLSAALARVAPEATGDTLRAAIRSAMRARSLIGDTAGLERAFARLHGALGLAAEESAERIEAAILEGGPGLAPEDRAAVVQALRTGKANDEKLADALAAAEAERARSEDQPDRAEALSLYRAVFFTLKDEPKADSSLGTKSVPAAVKDALIAERDRLDPLFDRLRAARAHARTQALFQIAAEIHRRVEAQKARLGALDFDDLIHKALDLLGRVGAGWVLYKLDRGIDHVLVDEAQDTNPEQWAILRAITQEFAAGEGARAGHRTRFAVGDPKQSIYGFQGAEPREFALTRASWIAESRAAGLTFEDVPLTLSFRSTSLVLRAVDAVFALDAHNEGLSFEDTVRRTVHASARPDVPGAVELWPITEPEPAAEPDAWTAPVDAPETSAPAIVTARRVAQAVRSWTTRGDAAGRIWRPGDVLILVRKRGPAFEEVIRALKSLGVPVAGQDRLEVSAHIAVADLVAAGRAGLLPADDLTLATALKTPLVGFTDEDLVRIAARRDLSETLEDALHRHAAAGDATAIRGLAALAGWIALAGRHGPFGFYARLLGPQEGRAKLVARLGGEAGDAIDVFLAAAAQAESAEDAPSLGGFLARYVGAEAGHTVKRDLESGRDEVRVMTVHGAKGLEAPVVVILDGCEPLGRNDPPLLPLAATGGALPPVWSSGKLQDCAATETARAALLAQARQEHNRLLYVAMTRAADRLIVAPFRGHERETEAAWCRMVRAGLEAVLGAGETIELSYGTATVWQDGSEARRAPETPRPADPPASEPDWLRDPVPAEPQVQALNPSSALQAADGARVPPPRLADAQARRRGILIHALLQHLPRVEPARREAAGLAFVQARAPGLPRPAFYGLVRSVLRIIDDPDLAPLFAPDARAEVNLSGRVQVGGAERAVQGRVDRLAVTTDTVRIADFKTGRPPDPDAPLPPAEAGQIAVYARLLGQIYPGRTIRPMLIWTSGPVIRALSAEDIATALDQAGIAA is encoded by the coding sequence TTGAGCAGCGCCAGCACGCACGCCGTCAAACCCTTCGTCGTCGACGACCTCACCCGGGCGAACCAGCGCCGGGCGGCCGATCCGCGGGCCTCGGCCTGGGTCTCCGCCAATGCCGGCGCGGGCAAGACCAAGGTGCTCACCGACCGGGTGGTGCGGCTGCTCCTCGACGGCGCCCCGCCCGGCCGGATCCTCTGCCTGACCTTCACCAAGGCGGCGGCCGCCAACATGGCGATCCGCGTGTTCCGCCTGCTCGGGCGCTGGGTGACGCTGGACGACGACGCCCTGGCGGCCGAACTTGCTGAACTCACCGGCGAGCAGGCTGGGCCGGAGCGCCTGCGCATGGCCCGGCGCCTCTTTGCCCGGGCGGTGGAGACGCCGGGCGGCCTCAAGATCGAGACCCTGCACGCCCTGTGCGAGCGGCTGCTCCATATGTTCCCGTTCGAGGCGAACGTCCCGGCCCGATTCGTGGTGCTCGACGAGGCGAAGGCCCGGGAGATCTTCGACATCGAGATGGCCAACGTGCTGGCCGACGCGGTCTCGAACGGCGACACGCCGCTGAGCGCGGCCCTCGCCCGCGTCGCCCCCGAGGCGACGGGCGACACGCTCCGGGCGGCGATCCGCTCCGCGATGCGGGCGCGCAGCCTCATCGGCGATACGGCAGGCCTGGAGCGCGCCTTCGCGCGCCTGCACGGCGCGCTGGGGCTCGCCGCCGAGGAGAGCGCCGAGCGGATCGAGGCGGCGATCCTGGAGGGCGGCCCCGGCCTCGCACCGGAGGATCGGGCCGCCGTGGTCCAGGCCCTGCGCACCGGCAAGGCCAACGACGAGAAGCTCGCCGACGCGCTGGCGGCCGCCGAGGCCGAGCGGGCCCGCTCCGAGGACCAGCCGGACCGGGCGGAGGCGCTTTCGCTCTACCGCGCCGTGTTCTTCACCCTCAAGGACGAGCCCAAGGCCGATTCCAGCCTCGGCACCAAGAGCGTCCCGGCTGCGGTGAAGGACGCCCTGATCGCCGAGCGCGACCGCCTGGACCCTCTCTTCGACCGCCTGCGCGCCGCCCGCGCCCACGCCCGCACCCAGGCCCTGTTCCAGATCGCCGCCGAAATCCACCGCCGGGTCGAGGCGCAGAAGGCGCGGCTCGGCGCCCTCGACTTCGACGACCTGATCCACAAGGCCCTGGACCTGCTCGGCCGGGTCGGCGCCGGCTGGGTCCTGTACAAGCTCGACCGCGGCATCGATCACGTCTTGGTGGACGAGGCGCAGGATACCAACCCCGAGCAATGGGCGATCCTGCGGGCGATCACCCAGGAATTCGCCGCCGGCGAGGGCGCGCGCGCAGGCCATCGCACGCGCTTCGCCGTGGGTGATCCGAAGCAGTCGATCTACGGCTTCCAGGGCGCCGAGCCGCGGGAATTCGCCCTGACGCGGGCTTCCTGGATCGCGGAGTCGCGGGCGGCGGGCCTCACCTTCGAGGACGTGCCGCTCACCCTGTCGTTCCGCTCGACCAGCCTGGTGCTGCGCGCCGTCGATGCCGTGTTCGCCCTCGACGCGCACAACGAGGGCCTGTCCTTCGAGGACACGGTGCGCCGGACCGTCCACGCGAGCGCGCGGCCGGACGTGCCCGGCGCGGTGGAGCTGTGGCCGATCACCGAGCCCGAGCCGGCGGCCGAGCCCGATGCCTGGACGGCACCGGTCGACGCGCCCGAGACCAGCGCCCCCGCGATCGTGACCGCCCGCCGCGTCGCGCAGGCGGTGCGGAGCTGGACCACACGGGGCGACGCGGCAGGCCGGATCTGGCGCCCCGGGGACGTGCTGATCCTGGTCCGCAAGCGCGGCCCGGCCTTCGAGGAGGTGATCCGCGCCCTCAAGAGCCTCGGGGTGCCGGTGGCCGGCCAGGACCGGCTTGAGGTCTCGGCCCATATCGCGGTGGCCGATCTCGTGGCGGCCGGGCGGGCCGGGCTCCTCCCGGCCGACGACCTGACCCTCGCCACGGCGCTCAAGACGCCCCTGGTCGGGTTCACCGACGAGGATCTGGTGCGGATCGCCGCCCGTCGGGACCTGTCGGAGACGCTGGAGGACGCCCTGCACCGCCACGCCGCGGCGGGCGATGCGACGGCGATCCGCGGCCTCGCGGCACTCGCGGGATGGATCGCGCTCGCGGGCCGCCACGGCCCGTTCGGGTTCTACGCCCGGCTCCTCGGCCCGCAGGAGGGCCGCGCCAAGCTGGTCGCGCGGCTCGGCGGCGAGGCGGGCGACGCGATCGACGTCTTCCTCGCCGCCGCCGCGCAGGCCGAATCGGCCGAGGACGCCCCGTCGCTGGGCGGATTCCTGGCCCGCTATGTCGGCGCCGAGGCCGGGCACACGGTCAAGCGCGACCTCGAATCGGGCCGTGACGAGGTTCGGGTCATGACGGTGCACGGCGCCAAGGGCCTGGAAGCGCCGGTGGTGGTGATCCTCGACGGCTGCGAACCGCTCGGCCGAAACGACCCGCCACTGCTGCCGCTGGCGGCGACCGGAGGCGCCCTCCCACCCGTCTGGTCGAGCGGGAAGCTGCAGGATTGCGCGGCCACGGAAACCGCCCGCGCGGCCCTGCTCGCCCAGGCGCGGCAGGAGCACAACCGCCTCCTCTACGTGGCCATGACCCGGGCCGCCGACCGGCTGATCGTCGCGCCCTTCCGCGGGCACGAACGCGAGACCGAGGCGGCATGGTGCCGGATGGTGCGCGCCGGCCTCGAAGCCGTGCTCGGCGCGGGCGAGACGATCGAGCTGTCCTACGGGACGGCCACCGTCTGGCAGGACGGCTCCGAGGCTCGCCGCGCGCCGGAGACACCGAGGCCCGCGGATCCGCCGGCGTCGGAGCCTGACTGGCTGCGCGACCCGGTCCCGGCCGAGCCGCAGGTGCAGGCGCTCAATCCATCCAGCGCTCTCCAGGCGGCGGATGGCGCACGGGTGCCGCCGCCGCGCCTCGCGGATGCCCAGGCGCGGCGCCGCGGTATCCTGATCCACGCCCTTCTCCAGCACCTGCCGCGGGTCGAGCCGGCGCGCCGCGAGGCCGCGGGACTGGCCTTCGTGCAGGCTCGGGCGCCCGGCCTGCCCCGCCCGGCCTTCTACGGGCTCGTGCGATCGGTCCTGCGCATCATCGACGATCCGGACCTCGCACCCCTCTTCGCGCCGGATGCCCGGGCGGAGGTGAACCTGTCAGGGCGGGTGCAGGTCGGCGGCGCGGAGAGGGCTGTCCAGGGTCGCGTCGACCGGTTGGCCGTGACGACCGACACCGTGCGGATCGCCGACTTCAAGACCGGGCGGCCGCCGGATCCGGACGCGCCCCTGCCCCCCGCCGAGGCCGGCCAGATCGCCGTCTATGCCCGGCTGCTCGGCCAGATCTACCCCGGCCGGACGATTCGGCCGATGCTCATCTGGACCTCGGGCCCGGTGATCCGCGCCTTGAGCGCCGAGGACATCGCGACCGCCCTGGACCAAGCCGGGATTGCGGCCTGA
- the accD gene encoding acetyl-CoA carboxylase, carboxyltransferase subunit beta, producing the protein MVEPMNWISEVVRPRIKTLFKRETPENLWVKCPDTGQMVFHKEVEANHWVIPGSEHHLKMGAQARLKMMFDEGTWIDVALPEVAPDPLKFRDEKRYADRLKEARAKTGLQDAFKIGFGRVGGLPMVLAAQEFGFMAGSLGMAAGEAFVRGAETALEKRTPYVLFAASGGARMQEGILSLMQMPRTTVAVRRLNAARLPYIVVLTNPTTGGVTASYAMLGDVHLAEPGALICFAGPRVIEQTIREKLPDGFQRAEYLREHGMVDQVVHRHQLKETITRLCKLLTNAAEASAPLTASEAA; encoded by the coding sequence ATGGTCGAACCGATGAACTGGATCTCGGAGGTTGTGCGCCCCCGGATCAAGACCCTGTTCAAGCGCGAGACGCCGGAGAACCTCTGGGTCAAGTGCCCCGATACCGGTCAGATGGTGTTCCACAAGGAGGTGGAGGCCAATCACTGGGTCATCCCCGGCTCCGAGCACCATCTGAAGATGGGCGCCCAGGCGCGCCTGAAGATGATGTTCGACGAGGGCACGTGGATCGACGTCGCGCTGCCCGAGGTCGCTCCGGACCCGCTGAAGTTCCGCGACGAGAAGCGCTACGCCGACCGCCTCAAGGAAGCGCGCGCCAAGACCGGCTTGCAGGACGCATTCAAGATCGGCTTCGGCCGGGTCGGCGGGCTGCCGATGGTGCTGGCCGCGCAGGAATTCGGCTTCATGGCCGGTTCGCTCGGCATGGCGGCGGGCGAGGCCTTCGTGCGCGGCGCCGAGACGGCCCTGGAGAAGCGCACGCCCTACGTGCTGTTCGCGGCCTCGGGCGGCGCCCGGATGCAGGAGGGCATCCTGTCGCTGATGCAGATGCCGCGCACGACCGTGGCGGTGCGCCGCCTCAACGCGGCCCGGCTGCCCTACATCGTCGTGCTGACGAACCCGACCACCGGCGGCGTCACCGCCTCCTACGCGATGCTGGGCGACGTCCACCTCGCCGAGCCCGGGGCCCTGATCTGCTTCGCCGGTCCCCGGGTGATCGAGCAGACCATCCGGGAGAAGCTGCCGGACGGCTTCCAGCGGGCGGAGTACCTGCGCGAGCACGGCATGGTCGACCAAGTCGTCCATCGCCACCAGCTCAAGGAGACGATCACGCGCCTCTGCAAGCTCCTCACCAACGCCGCCGAGGCGAGCGCCCCGCTCACCGCCTCCGAGGCGGCGTAA
- a CDS encoding bifunctional folylpolyglutamate synthase/dihydrofolate synthase, with the protein MASSDALMARFLALHPRTIDLSLGRIERLLARLNNPERRLPPVIHVAGTNGKGSTIAFMRAILEAGGLAAHVYTSPHLVRFHERIRIGGIGGGHFVDEDRLADAFSRCETANDGQPITMFEITTAAALLLFSESPADVLLLEVGLGGRLDATNVIAQPACSVVTPIGRDHAEYLGDTVESVATEKAGIFKRGCPAVIAAQDYAEADAVLCRRAEAVGAGPILVGNQDFSVYEERGRLVYQDETDLFDLPRPKLAGRHQLVNAGTAITALRAAGFGDIGTTALEKGLTEVDWPGRLQRLGRGRLAAQIDPGAELWLDGGHNIDGGRILAAAMADLGEKSDVPLVLIVGLLGTKDADGFLRNFVGLARALVAVPITGTMAARPADEVARIGESVGLSTYAAPSIEAALAMVKDIAFERPPRILICGSLYLAGLVLAANDTPPV; encoded by the coding sequence ATGGCCTCGTCCGACGCCCTGATGGCGCGATTCCTCGCGCTGCATCCCCGCACCATCGACCTGTCGCTGGGTCGGATCGAGCGGCTCCTCGCGCGCCTCAACAATCCTGAGCGGCGCCTGCCGCCGGTGATCCATGTCGCCGGCACCAACGGCAAGGGCTCGACCATCGCGTTCATGCGGGCGATCCTCGAAGCGGGAGGGCTCGCGGCGCACGTCTACACGTCGCCCCACCTCGTCCGATTCCATGAGCGGATCCGGATCGGCGGGATCGGCGGCGGCCATTTCGTCGACGAGGACCGGCTGGCCGACGCGTTCTCGCGCTGCGAGACGGCCAACGACGGCCAGCCGATCACGATGTTCGAGATCACCACGGCGGCGGCCCTGCTGCTGTTCTCGGAGAGCCCGGCCGACGTGCTGCTGCTCGAAGTCGGCCTCGGCGGCCGGCTCGACGCCACCAACGTGATCGCGCAGCCCGCCTGCTCGGTGGTGACGCCGATCGGGCGCGACCACGCCGAGTATCTCGGCGACACGGTCGAATCGGTGGCGACCGAGAAGGCCGGCATCTTCAAGCGCGGCTGTCCCGCCGTGATCGCCGCCCAGGACTACGCCGAGGCCGACGCCGTGCTGTGCCGGCGCGCCGAGGCGGTCGGGGCCGGTCCGATCCTGGTGGGCAACCAGGATTTCTCCGTCTACGAGGAGCGCGGCCGGCTCGTCTACCAGGACGAGACCGATCTCTTCGACCTGCCGCGTCCCAAGCTGGCGGGCCGCCACCAGCTGGTCAATGCCGGGACGGCGATCACCGCGCTGCGCGCCGCGGGCTTCGGCGACATCGGCACGACGGCCCTGGAGAAGGGTCTCACGGAGGTCGATTGGCCGGGACGGCTGCAGCGCCTGGGCCGTGGGCGCCTCGCCGCGCAGATCGATCCCGGCGCCGAGCTGTGGCTCGACGGCGGCCATAACATCGACGGGGGCCGGATCCTGGCCGCCGCGATGGCGGATCTCGGCGAGAAGAGCGACGTGCCGCTGGTTCTGATCGTCGGCCTGCTCGGCACCAAGGACGCCGACGGCTTCCTGCGCAATTTCGTCGGGCTCGCCCGGGCCCTCGTCGCCGTCCCGATCACCGGGACGATGGCGGCGCGCCCGGCCGACGAGGTCGCGCGGATCGGCGAGAGCGTCGGCCTCTCCACCTACGCGGCCCCGAGCATCGAGGCGGCGCTGGCAATGGTTAAAGACATCGCCTTCGAGCGGCCGCCGCGGATCCTGATCTGCGGGTCGCTCTACTTGGCCGGGCTAGTCCTGGCGGCCAACGACACACCGCCCGTCTGA
- a CDS encoding outer membrane protein, which translates to MKKLITSLAAFTALTAAASAADLPRRAAPPPVFTPVPVFTWTGAYFGINAGYGFDASNNTANGFTQIPGANPVAITPGGALFVPPILTPGSSLTYGRNQNEGFTGGGQIGYNWQLTPGQGVVFGVEADAQYLDFGNRRGSYVLAGAPGAGFGNFVPANGLLSTLDFFGTVRGRLGYAFDRVLFYGTGGFAYATGDQGARVAFQNFAGSRSDFVTGWTVGGGIEYALPTDSFLNFFRSSAVTLKVEGLYVNLDQGRNTGLPLVGGYITPAGLVPVFNNVPVRNNAEFAVVRAGLNYKFGSY; encoded by the coding sequence ATGAAGAAGCTTATCACCTCTCTCGCGGCGTTCACGGCGCTGACGGCCGCCGCTTCGGCCGCCGACCTGCCGCGCCGCGCCGCTCCGCCGCCGGTGTTCACCCCGGTTCCGGTGTTCACCTGGACGGGCGCCTACTTCGGTATCAACGCCGGTTACGGCTTCGATGCCAGCAACAACACGGCCAACGGCTTCACGCAGATCCCGGGTGCCAACCCGGTCGCGATCACGCCCGGTGGCGCGCTGTTCGTCCCGCCGATCCTGACCCCCGGCTCCTCGCTGACCTACGGTCGTAACCAGAACGAAGGCTTCACCGGCGGTGGCCAGATCGGCTACAACTGGCAGCTGACCCCGGGTCAGGGCGTGGTGTTCGGCGTCGAGGCCGACGCTCAGTACCTCGACTTCGGCAACCGTCGCGGCAGCTATGTCCTGGCGGGCGCGCCCGGCGCTGGCTTCGGCAACTTCGTGCCGGCCAACGGCCTGCTCAGCACGCTCGACTTCTTCGGCACGGTCCGTGGCCGCCTCGGCTACGCCTTCGACCGCGTGCTGTTCTACGGCACCGGCGGCTTCGCCTACGCCACCGGCGATCAGGGCGCGCGCGTCGCGTTCCAGAACTTCGCCGGCAGCCGCAGCGACTTCGTCACCGGCTGGACGGTCGGCGGCGGTATCGAGTACGCCCTGCCCACCGACTCGTTCCTGAACTTCTTCCGCTCTTCGGCCGTGACGCTGAAGGTGGAAGGCCTGTACGTGAACCTCGATCAGGGCCGCAACACGGGTCTCCCGCTGGTGGGTGGCTACATCACCCCCGCCGGGCTGGTGCCGGTGTTCAACAACGTGCCGGTGCGCAACAACGCCGAGTTCGCCGTCGTCCGCGCCGGCCTGAACTACAAGTTCGGCTCGTACTGA
- the trpA gene encoding tryptophan synthase subunit alpha: MPSRIDATFARARAENRAVLVTYVMAGDPDPETSLEVLKALPGAGADILEFGLPFTDPMADGPAIQAAGLRALKARQTVPGTLDLVRRFRAENGSTPIVLMGYYNPIHTYGVDRFLEDAVAAGVDGLIVVDLPPEEDAELCLPALGKGLAFIRLATPTTDEKRLPAVLANTAGFVYYVSITGVTGTATPDFGKVSEAVARIRRHTELPVVVGFGVKTGAHAAAIARGADGVVVGSALVDTLVRSLDADGRAQPGSVPAVVQLVRELAEGVRSARVGQAA, encoded by the coding sequence ATGCCGAGCCGCATCGACGCCACCTTCGCCCGCGCCCGCGCGGAGAACCGGGCCGTCCTCGTCACCTACGTGATGGCGGGCGACCCCGACCCCGAGACCTCCCTGGAGGTGCTGAAGGCCCTTCCGGGGGCCGGCGCCGACATCCTGGAATTCGGCCTGCCCTTCACCGACCCGATGGCGGACGGCCCGGCGATCCAGGCGGCGGGCCTGCGGGCGCTGAAGGCCAGGCAGACCGTGCCCGGCACCCTCGATCTCGTGCGCCGCTTCCGCGCGGAGAACGGCTCCACGCCGATCGTGCTGATGGGCTACTACAACCCGATCCACACCTACGGCGTCGACCGGTTCCTGGAGGACGCGGTGGCTGCCGGCGTCGACGGGCTGATCGTGGTCGACCTGCCGCCCGAGGAGGATGCCGAGCTGTGCCTGCCGGCGCTGGGCAAGGGCCTCGCCTTCATCCGGCTCGCCACCCCCACCACCGACGAGAAGCGGCTGCCGGCCGTGCTCGCGAATACGGCAGGCTTCGTCTACTACGTGTCGATCACCGGCGTGACCGGAACGGCGACGCCCGATTTCGGCAAGGTCTCGGAGGCGGTGGCGCGGATCCGGCGGCACACCGAGCTTCCGGTGGTGGTCGGCTTCGGCGTGAAGACCGGCGCCCACGCGGCGGCCATCGCCCGGGGCGCGGACGGGGTCGTGGTCGGCTCGGCGCTGGTGGACACGCTCGTGCGTTCACTCGATGCCGACGGCCGGGCCCAGCCCGGCAGCGTCCCGGCAGTCGTGCAACTCGTGCGCGAACTGGCCGAGGGGGTGCGCTCGGCGCGGGTCGGGCAGGCCGCCTGA
- the trxA gene encoding thioredoxin, whose translation MATVKVTDASFEQDVLKSAEPVVVDFWAEWCGPCRQIGPALEEIATDLQGKVKIAKVNVDENPQIAAQYGIRSIPTLLLFKNGERVDQKVGAAPKGDLSRWIGAQTA comes from the coding sequence ATGGCGACGGTGAAAGTGACCGACGCGAGCTTCGAGCAGGACGTTCTCAAGTCCGCCGAGCCCGTCGTGGTGGATTTCTGGGCGGAGTGGTGCGGCCCCTGTCGCCAGATCGGCCCGGCGCTCGAGGAGATCGCCACGGATCTTCAAGGCAAGGTGAAGATCGCCAAGGTGAATGTCGACGAGAACCCGCAGATCGCCGCCCAGTACGGCATCCGGTCGATTCCGACGCTGCTGCTGTTCAAGAACGGCGAGCGGGTCGATCAGAAGGTCGGTGCTGCCCCGAAGGGTGACCTGTCCCGCTGGATCGGTGCGCAGACGGCCTGA